From Streptomyces asiaticus, one genomic window encodes:
- the serB gene encoding phosphoserine phosphatase SerB codes for MSASRIPPVTTVPDDDVPTLLVKIFGKDRPGITAGLCDTLAAYGVHIVDIEQVVTRGRIVLCVLVTAPKSDGAEGDLRATVHSWAESMRLQAEIISGRGDNRPRGTGRSHVTVLGNPLTAESTAAIASRITGTGGNIDRIFRLAKYPVTAVEFEVSGAETEPLRTALATEAADIGVDVAVVASGLQRRAQRLVVMDVDSTLIQDEVIELFAAHAGCEAEVAEVTARAMRGELDFEQSLHARVALLAGIDESVVEKVRAEVRLTPGARTLIRTLKRLGYQVGVVSGGFTQVTDDLKERLGLDFASANTLEIVDGKLTGRVIGEVVDRAGKARLLRRFAAEAGVPLVQTVAIGDGANDLDMLNAAGLGVAFNAKPVVREAAHTAVNVPFLDTVLYLLGVTRDEVEAADAHVD; via the coding sequence ATGAGCGCATCGCGGATCCCCCCTGTCACCACCGTTCCGGACGATGATGTCCCCACCCTCCTTGTCAAGATCTTCGGCAAGGACCGCCCCGGTATCACCGCCGGGCTCTGCGACACCCTCGCCGCCTACGGCGTGCACATAGTCGACATAGAGCAGGTCGTCACCCGGGGGCGCATCGTGCTGTGCGTCCTGGTCACGGCGCCCAAGTCCGACGGGGCGGAGGGCGATCTGCGGGCCACCGTGCACAGCTGGGCCGAGTCGATGCGGCTCCAGGCCGAGATCATCTCCGGCCGGGGCGACAACCGGCCGCGTGGCACGGGTCGGTCCCATGTCACCGTCCTGGGCAATCCGCTCACCGCCGAGTCGACCGCCGCCATCGCCTCCCGGATCACCGGCACCGGCGGCAATATCGACCGGATCTTCCGGCTGGCGAAGTATCCGGTGACCGCCGTGGAGTTCGAGGTGTCCGGCGCCGAGACGGAGCCGCTGCGCACCGCGCTGGCCACCGAGGCGGCCGATATCGGCGTCGATGTGGCCGTGGTCGCGTCGGGGCTGCAACGCCGGGCGCAGCGGCTGGTGGTCATGGATGTGGACTCCACCCTGATCCAGGACGAGGTGATCGAGCTCTTCGCCGCGCATGCGGGCTGTGAGGCCGAGGTCGCCGAGGTCACGGCCCGGGCGATGCGCGGTGAGCTGGACTTCGAGCAGTCGCTGCACGCACGGGTCGCGCTGCTGGCGGGGATCGACGAGTCCGTGGTGGAGAAGGTGCGCGCCGAGGTCCGGCTCACCCCCGGCGCCCGTACGCTGATCCGCACCCTGAAGCGGCTCGGCTATCAGGTGGGCGTGGTCTCCGGCGGCTTTACGCAGGTCACCGACGACCTCAAGGAACGCCTTGGGCTGGACTTCGCCTCCGCCAACACCCTGGAGATCGTGGACGGCAAGCTGACCGGCCGGGTGATCGGCGAGGTGGTGGACCGGGCGGGCAAGGCCCGGCTGCTGCGGCGCTTCGCGGCCGAGGCGGGGGTGCCGCTGGTGCAGACGGTCGCGATCGGCGACGGGGCGAACGACCTGGACATGCTGAACGCGGCCGGTCTGGGGGTCGCCTTCAACGCCAAGCCGGTGGTCCGGGAGGCGGCGCACACCGCCGTGAACGTGCCGTTCCTCGACACCGTGCTGTATCTGCTGGGCGTGACCCGCGATGAGGTCGAGGCGGCGGACGCGCACGTGGACTGA